One genomic window of Magnolia sinica isolate HGM2019 chromosome 3, MsV1, whole genome shotgun sequence includes the following:
- the LOC131241194 gene encoding F-box protein SKIP8, translating to MENSSIFPFNSSFAPFCVAAAATAFCCLCALWAVRSKKAAVGHGGRPKKSCGCSCSCGVDSHTPYANGSAGERYEKGPATMAVERPMGGGSMMEQLVPEITTHTLSYLDYPSLCRLSMTNTSMRRAANDDSAWKALYHKDFTVEQDSVTPLNGWKSYYAATKAVVNINAIFYNIINERSLSAMGRLWLHADYVKCVHGSGELFTGYNAVMDSWELAFSWGQGIAFQIRDVRVRVLSDMAWVTLKAFVDVESGPFHVTNVFEFHNGQWYMVHHHSSVMLIDGEAEHHNIFG from the exons ATGGAAAATTCCTCCATCTTCCCATTCAATTCCTCTTTCGCTCCTTTCTGCGTAGCCGCGGCAGCGACCGCATTCTGTTGCCTGTGCGCGTTGTGGGCCGTCCGATCAAAGAAGGCGGCAGTGGGTCACGGTGGCCGCCCGAAGAAGTCCTGCGGGTGCAGCTGCTCCTGCGGCGTGGATTCCCACACTCCTTACGCGAACGGGAGCGCAGGGGAGAGGTACGAGAAGGGCCCCGCCACGATGGCCGTTGAGCGGCCAATGGGGGGCGGCTCGATGATGGAGCAACTGGTTCCGGAGATCACAACTCACACGCTCAGTTACTTGGATTACCCAAGCCTTTGCCGCCTGTCGATGACCAACACGTCGATGCGGAGGGCCGCCAATGACGACAGTGCATGGAAGGCGCTCTACCACAAG GACTTCACGGTGGAACAGGATAGTGTGACTCCACTTAATGGATGGAAGTCTTACTATGCAGCTACAAAGGCTGTTGTGAATATTAATGCAATATTCTATAACATCATCAATGAAAGGTCACTCTCAGCAATGGGTCGTCTTTGGCTCCATGCAGATTATGTGAAGTGCGTCCATGGTTCTGGAGAGCTTTTTACAGG GTACAATGCCGTTATGGACAGTTGGGAACTTGCATTTAGCTGGGGACAAGGAATTGCCTTTCAGATTCGAGATGTGCGGGTTCGTGTGCTTTCTGACATGGCGTGGGTAACCCTTAAAGCCTTTGTTGATGTGGAATCCGGGCCGTTCCACGTGACTAACGTCTTTGAGTTTCACAACGGGCAGTGGTACATGGTTCACCATCACAGTTCAGTGATGCTTATCGATGGGGAAGCGGAGCACCATAACATTTTCGGGTAA